The following proteins are encoded in a genomic region of Streptococcus sp. 29892:
- the ybeY gene encoding rRNA maturation RNase YbeY gives MYIEMIDETGQVSAQMQEQITELLQFAAEKIGKQNKEMAVTFVDNARVHEVNLEYRGIDRPTDVVSLEYKPESEIIFDEEDLLDNPELAEMMEDFDAYIGELYISIDKAREQADDYGHSYEREMGFLAVHGFLHINGYDHYTPEEEAEMFGLQEEILTAYGLTRE, from the coding sequence ATGTATATAGAAATGATTGATGAAACAGGGCAGGTTTCTGCTCAAATGCAGGAGCAGATTACAGAATTGCTCCAGTTTGCGGCTGAAAAAATCGGCAAGCAGAATAAGGAAATGGCTGTGACCTTTGTGGACAATGCTCGCGTCCATGAGGTCAATTTGGAATACAGAGGAATTGACCGTCCCACTGATGTTGTCAGCCTAGAGTATAAGCCAGAGTCAGAAATTATCTTTGATGAGGAAGACTTACTGGACAACCCTGAACTGGCTGAAATGATGGAAGATTTCGATGCCTATATTGGCGAATTGTATATTTCCATCGATAAGGCGCGTGAGCAGGCTGATGATTATGGCCATAGCTACGAGCGCGAAATGGGCTTTTTGGCTGTACACGGTTTTCTGCATATCAATGGCTATGATCATTATACGCCAGAAGAAGAAGCAGAAATGTTTGGTTTACAAGAAGAAATTTTGACAGCTTATGGACTTACAAGAGAATAA
- a CDS encoding diacylglycerol kinase family protein: MDLQENNSKNRWKNRELMASLDFAMSGLLTAFKEERNMKKHLASAVLVVLAGLIFQVSVTEWLFLLLSISLVIAFEIMNSAIESVVDLASDYHFHLLAKNAKDMAAGAVLFVSGFALLTGLIIFVPKIWDFIF, encoded by the coding sequence ATGGACTTACAAGAGAATAATTCAAAAAATCGCTGGAAAAATAGGGAATTGATGGCCAGCTTGGACTTTGCTATGTCAGGTCTTTTGACGGCTTTCAAGGAAGAGCGCAACATGAAGAAGCATCTAGCTTCAGCTGTCCTAGTTGTGCTTGCGGGATTGATTTTTCAGGTATCTGTTACAGAATGGCTTTTCCTCTTGCTTAGTATCAGTTTGGTCATTGCTTTTGAAATCATGAACTCAGCTATCGAGAGTGTAGTGGATTTGGCTTCTGACTATCATTTCCATCTATTAGCTAAGAATGCAAAAGATATGGCAGCAGGGGCAGTCTTGTTTGTGTCAGGCTTTGCCTTGTTGACAGGTCTTATTATCTTTGTGCCGAAAATTTGGGACTTTATTTTTTAG
- the era gene encoding GTPase Era yields MTFKSGFVAILGRPNVGKSTFLNYVMGQKIAIMSDKAQTTRNKIMGIYTTEEEQIVFIDTPGIHKPKTALGDFMVESAYSTLREVDTVLFMVPADEKRGKGDDMIMERLKQAKVPVILVVNKIDKVHPDQLLEQIDDFRQQMDFREIVPISATQGNNVNRLMEILKENLDEGFQYFPADQITDHPERFLVSEMIREKVLHLTREEIPHSVAVVIESMKRDEFTDKVHIRATIMVERDSQKGIIIGKQGAMLKKIGSMARRDIELMLGDKVFLETWVKVKKNWRDKKLDLADFGYNEKEY; encoded by the coding sequence ATGACATTTAAGTCAGGTTTTGTGGCGATTTTAGGTCGTCCAAACGTTGGGAAATCAACCTTTCTCAACTATGTAATGGGGCAAAAAATTGCCATCATGAGCGATAAGGCTCAAACAACCCGTAATAAGATTATGGGCATTTATACGACAGAAGAAGAGCAAATTGTCTTCATTGACACACCAGGAATTCACAAACCCAAGACGGCTTTAGGAGATTTTATGGTGGAATCTGCCTACAGCACCCTGCGTGAAGTGGACACGGTCCTCTTTATGGTGCCAGCCGATGAAAAACGAGGCAAGGGTGACGACATGATTATGGAGCGGCTCAAGCAGGCAAAAGTTCCAGTTATCCTCGTTGTTAACAAGATTGATAAGGTTCATCCAGACCAGTTACTTGAGCAGATTGATGATTTCCGTCAACAGATGGACTTCAGGGAAATTGTGCCCATTTCTGCTACTCAAGGGAACAATGTCAATCGCCTGATGGAAATTCTAAAAGAAAATCTGGACGAAGGTTTCCAGTATTTCCCAGCAGACCAGATTACCGACCACCCAGAACGTTTCTTGGTGTCTGAGATGATTCGGGAGAAGGTCTTGCACCTGACCCGTGAGGAAATTCCGCACTCTGTTGCCGTTGTCATCGAATCTATGAAACGTGATGAATTTACCGACAAGGTCCATATCCGAGCGACGATTATGGTTGAGCGTGATAGCCAGAAAGGCATTATCATCGGCAAGCAAGGAGCCATGCTCAAGAAAATCGGCTCCATGGCCCGCCGCGATATCGAACTCATGTTAGGCGACAAAGTCTTCCTCGAAACCTGGGTCAAGGTCAAGAAAAACTGGCGTGACAAAAAACTCGACCTCGCCGATTTTGGCTATAATGAGAAAGAGTATTAA
- a CDS encoding GNAT family N-acetyltransferase — protein sequence MTIRAVNEQTLSIWASFAIQVWQTKEQVLIEKFSNNEFPFEFLYYSQSEEPIAWISLSLRHDYVEGCQASPVAYLEGIFISPNYRSQGIAKELLNFAEHWAKSQGICQLGSDAELDNLLSQNFHIKHGFREVSRTVHYVRDLNSE from the coding sequence ATGACGATTAGGGCAGTTAATGAACAGACACTTTCTATCTGGGCTTCTTTTGCAATTCAGGTTTGGCAGACAAAAGAGCAAGTTTTGATAGAAAAATTTTCAAATAATGAGTTTCCTTTTGAGTTTTTGTATTACTCTCAAAGTGAGGAGCCGATAGCGTGGATTAGTTTGTCGCTTCGCCACGACTATGTAGAAGGATGTCAGGCAAGTCCAGTTGCCTATTTAGAAGGGATTTTTATTAGCCCGAATTACCGTAGTCAAGGGATTGCGAAAGAACTGTTGAATTTTGCTGAGCATTGGGCTAAAAGTCAAGGGATATGCCAACTAGGATCTGATGCGGAACTGGATAATCTACTAAGCCAGAATTTTCATATCAAACATGGCTTCCGAGAAGTTAGCCGAACCGTTCACTATGTTCGAGATTTGAATAGTGAATAA
- the mutM gene encoding DNA-formamidopyrimidine glycosylase, which yields MPELPEVETVRRGLKRLVKGKVIEKVKVTYAPMVKTGVDTFCQDLIGQEIEHVERRGKYLLLYLTDFVLISHLRMEGKYNFFPEQVPTNKHFHVLFTFTDGSTLVYQDVRKFGTMELLGKSDVEVYFISRKIGPEPSEEDFGLEEFVKKLAKSKKPIKSHLLDQSLVAGLGNIYVDEVLFRAQVHPAQASQQLSAEQVADLRQATIEVLRLGIEKGGSTIRTYKNALGMDGTMQDYLQVYGKTGQACPRCQTEIVKIQLGGRGTHFCPQCQVKHG from the coding sequence TTGCCCGAATTACCTGAGGTTGAAACGGTTCGTCGTGGTTTGAAACGATTGGTCAAGGGAAAGGTCATCGAAAAGGTCAAGGTGACCTATGCTCCAATGGTAAAGACTGGTGTAGATACTTTCTGCCAAGACTTGATTGGACAGGAAATAGAGCATGTGGAACGCCGAGGGAAGTACCTGCTGTTGTACTTAACGGATTTTGTTTTGATTTCCCATTTACGCATGGAAGGTAAGTACAATTTCTTTCCAGAACAGGTGCCTACCAACAAGCACTTTCATGTCTTGTTTACTTTTACAGACGGGTCGACCTTGGTTTATCAGGATGTCCGCAAGTTTGGGACCATGGAGTTGTTGGGCAAGTCAGATGTGGAAGTCTATTTTATCAGTCGCAAAATTGGTCCTGAGCCGTCGGAGGAAGATTTTGGCTTAGAAGAATTTGTCAAAAAGTTAGCTAAGTCGAAAAAGCCCATTAAGTCGCATCTTTTGGACCAGTCTTTAGTGGCTGGTTTGGGCAATATCTATGTCGATGAGGTTTTGTTTAGAGCACAAGTTCATCCTGCTCAAGCTAGTCAGCAGCTATCGGCAGAGCAGGTGGCAGACCTCCGTCAAGCCACCATAGAAGTTCTGCGACTGGGTATCGAAAAAGGTGGCTCAACCATTCGGACCTATAAGAATGCCTTGGGCATGGACGGGACCATGCAGGATTATTTACAAGTTTATGGAAAGACAGGGCAGGCCTGTCCCCGTTGCCAGACAGAGATTGTCAAAATCCAGCTGGGCGGTCGAGGGACACATTTCTGTCCTCAGTGTCAGGTGAAACATGGCTAA
- the coaE gene encoding dephospho-CoA kinase (Dephospho-CoA kinase (CoaE) performs the final step in coenzyme A biosynthesis.): MAKVIGLTGGIASGKSTVTAFLREQGYPVIDADAVVHELQAKGGKLYQVLLAEFGETILSADGSLDRAKLGQAVFADSKLRARLSVLQDQIIRQELLTRRDALKQREPVVFMDIPLLYEADYSGEVDEVWLVYVDRAQQLERLMKRNGFSAQEAENRLAAQLSLEEKRGKAQVVIDNRGAVEATLVQVARLLEEL; the protein is encoded by the coding sequence ATGGCTAAAGTTATCGGTCTAACAGGAGGCATCGCCTCTGGAAAATCAACAGTTACAGCATTTCTGAGAGAACAAGGTTATCCAGTCATTGATGCGGATGCGGTTGTTCACGAATTACAGGCTAAAGGTGGCAAGCTCTATCAGGTCTTACTGGCTGAGTTTGGGGAAACTATCCTGTCAGCTGATGGCAGTCTAGATAGGGCTAAGCTGGGTCAGGCTGTTTTTGCGGATAGCAAGTTACGGGCTCGTTTGTCAGTCTTGCAGGACCAGATTATCAGGCAAGAATTGTTGACTAGAAGGGATGCTCTCAAGCAAAGGGAGCCAGTGGTTTTCATGGATATTCCCCTGCTCTACGAGGCCGATTATAGCGGGGAAGTAGATGAAGTCTGGCTGGTCTATGTCGATAGAGCGCAGCAGTTGGAACGGCTGATGAAGCGCAACGGCTTTTCAGCTCAAGAAGCAGAAAATCGGCTGGCTGCTCAGCTTTCTTTAGAGGAAAAACGGGGCAAAGCCCAAGTGGTGATTGATAATAGGGGAGCGGTTGAGGCGACCTTAGTGCAGGTTGCTCGGCTTTTGGAGGAGTTATAG
- a CDS encoding multidrug efflux MFS transporter has product MEEGSSYWQRNMKVAWLGNFLAGASFTLVMPFISVFVEELGVAAGQVEYYAGLAVSANAFAAAVMAPIWGSLADRYGRKPMMVRAAFAMIFTMGGMAFVPNVFWLIVLRVLNGVFTGYIPNATALIASQVPKDKTGYALGTLSTGAVAGNLIGPTLGGILAEMFGVHNVFLLVGLLYALVVLLTVFYIREDFVPVKKEDTLSIRQVFEQVKDRQMLVGLFVTSMIIIAAAQAVVPILTLYVRHLGQTDNLLFVAGFIISLPGMASLVTSGYLGKLGDKIGNHRLLLMALTYSLLINVLCVFAQNPFQLGLLRFLYGFGTGALLPSVNSLLTKLTPKEGISRIFSYNQIFNNLGSVVGPMMGSAVAAQLGYDWVFYLSSGLVLFNLLWSLANFRNYLKVRDVS; this is encoded by the coding sequence ATGGAAGAAGGTAGTAGTTACTGGCAGCGAAATATGAAAGTGGCCTGGCTAGGGAATTTTTTAGCTGGAGCTAGTTTTACCTTGGTCATGCCCTTTATCTCGGTCTTCGTGGAGGAGTTGGGAGTGGCTGCTGGTCAGGTGGAATATTATGCGGGGCTGGCGGTTTCGGCCAATGCCTTTGCGGCGGCGGTTATGGCTCCTATCTGGGGTAGTTTGGCAGACCGCTACGGTCGCAAGCCTATGATGGTGCGGGCGGCCTTTGCCATGATTTTTACCATGGGAGGCATGGCCTTTGTGCCCAATGTCTTTTGGCTGATTGTCCTGCGGGTCTTGAACGGTGTGTTTACAGGTTACATTCCCAATGCGACGGCCTTGATTGCTAGTCAGGTGCCCAAGGACAAAACAGGCTATGCTCTGGGGACCTTGTCAACAGGTGCAGTAGCGGGAAACTTGATTGGGCCAACGCTAGGCGGTATTCTGGCGGAGATGTTTGGTGTCCACAATGTCTTCTTGCTGGTCGGTCTGCTTTATGCCTTGGTTGTCTTGCTAACCGTTTTTTACATTCGTGAGGATTTTGTTCCTGTCAAGAAGGAGGATACCTTGTCTATCCGACAAGTTTTTGAACAGGTCAAGGATAGGCAGATGTTGGTAGGGCTCTTTGTGACTTCTATGATTATCATCGCGGCTGCTCAGGCTGTGGTGCCGATTTTGACTCTCTATGTACGGCATCTGGGTCAGACGGACAACCTGCTCTTTGTGGCTGGTTTTATCATCTCCCTGCCTGGAATGGCCTCTTTAGTGACTTCAGGATATTTAGGAAAGTTGGGTGATAAAATTGGTAACCACAGGCTTCTCTTGATGGCTTTGACCTATAGCCTGCTGATCAATGTTCTTTGTGTATTTGCTCAAAATCCTTTTCAGCTTGGGTTACTGCGTTTTTTATATGGTTTTGGAACAGGGGCCCTCTTGCCGTCAGTCAATTCGCTCTTGACCAAGCTGACGCCCAAGGAAGGGATTTCCAGGATTTTTTCTTATAACCAGATTTTTAACAATCTTGGTTCTGTTGTGGGGCCAATGATGGGGTCAGCGGTGGCTGCTCAACTGGGCTATGACTGGGTATTTTACTTATCTAGTGGTCTGGTCTTATTTAATTTACTATGGTCCTTGGCCAATTTTAGAAATTACTTGAAAGTAAGGGATGTTTCGTGA
- the rpmG gene encoding 50S ribosomal protein L33 has protein sequence MRVKINLQCSECGSKNYLTSKNAKTHPDKIEVLKYCPKERKVTLHLETK, from the coding sequence GTGAGAGTTAAAATCAATTTGCAGTGTTCAGAATGTGGGAGTAAGAACTATCTGACCAGTAAGAATGCCAAGACCCATCCAGATAAGATTGAGGTTTTGAAATACTGTCCAAAAGAGAGAAAAGTAACCCTTCACCTTGAAACCAAATAG
- the secG gene encoding preprotein translocase subunit SecG, translated as MYQLLLTILLILSVILIAVIFIQPAKNQSSNVFDSTSGALFERTKARGFEAVMQRITAILIFLWMLDALALVIISSK; from the coding sequence ATGTATCAACTATTATTAACCATTCTTTTGATTTTATCTGTTATTTTGATTGCGGTGATTTTTATCCAACCAGCTAAGAACCAATCGAGCAACGTCTTTGATTCAACGAGCGGAGCCTTGTTTGAGCGTACTAAGGCGCGTGGTTTTGAGGCTGTGATGCAACGTATTACGGCTATTCTGATTTTCCTATGGATGTTGGATGCGCTAGCACTTGTTATCATTTCAAGTAAATAG
- the rnr gene encoding ribonuclease R, translated as MKNDIINYIKEVGPVTMDQLADQFGASSAKSFTDLVKLVSSMEGSRQLVFDNAGRIALPAPKVSKNKVTLQGIFRAHKSGFGFVTIDEEEDDLFVSRDDVNFAIEGDRVEVAIKKVADRLKGTAAEAEVIDILEHSLKTAVGLIVFDEDRPEYAGYIKSKNQKIAQKIYIKKSPLVLTGTEILKVDIEAYPNKKRDHFIATIRDVVGHKDDVGIDVLEVLESMDIVSEFPDEVLAEANRVPESPSEQDFAGRLDLRDEIIFTIDGADAKDLDDAVHIKQLKNGNLELGVHIADVSYYVTEGSALDQEAVKRGTSVYVTDRVVPMLPERLSNGICSLNPNVDRLTQSAIMEIDRKGKVVKHWIGQTVIKTTFRMTYSDVNDMIAGNQEKLDKYKAIVPSVELMVKLHETLEAMRYKRGALNFDTAEAKIIVNKDGLPVDIQLRQRGIAERMIESFMLAANECVAEHFAKLDLPFIYRIHEEPKSDKLQKFIDYATSFGLTVYGTASSISQDALQDLMERVKDEPYADVLNMMLLRSMQQARYSEHNHGHYGLGAEFYTHFTSPIRRYPDLLVHRMVREYGHNPAEKAEHFEQVIPELAKSSSSLERRAIEAEREVEAMKKAEYMQEFVGQEFDGVVSSVVKFGLFVELPNTVEGLIHITNLNEYYQFHERTLTLQGEKSGRVFRVGQPIRIKLTRADKMTGEIDFAHVPSELDIVEKALKAKRRTASHSNRDRDDRSGRGRGKHHKQEAAGRDSKHHKSGKDHKSKSGKKDKKKKPFYKEVAKKNKKKRR; from the coding sequence ATGAAAAACGATATTATAAACTATATTAAAGAAGTTGGTCCTGTGACCATGGACCAACTGGCTGATCAGTTTGGAGCCAGTTCTGCCAAGAGTTTTACAGACTTGGTCAAGCTGGTTTCCAGTATGGAAGGTAGCCGTCAGCTTGTCTTTGACAATGCGGGTCGAATTGCTCTGCCAGCACCCAAAGTGTCCAAAAACAAGGTAACCTTACAGGGTATTTTTCGTGCCCACAAGTCTGGTTTTGGCTTTGTGACTATTGATGAAGAGGAAGATGATCTCTTTGTCAGCCGTGATGATGTCAACTTCGCTATCGAGGGCGACCGAGTAGAAGTAGCCATTAAGAAAGTGGCGGACAGACTCAAGGGGACGGCTGCGGAAGCGGAAGTCATTGATATTTTGGAACATAGCCTGAAAACAGCGGTGGGCTTGATTGTTTTTGACGAAGACAGACCTGAGTATGCAGGCTACATCAAGTCTAAAAACCAGAAAATCGCTCAGAAGATTTATATCAAGAAGTCACCTCTGGTATTGACAGGAACGGAAATCCTAAAAGTCGATATCGAAGCCTATCCTAACAAGAAACGGGACCACTTTATTGCGACCATTCGGGACGTGGTGGGGCACAAGGACGATGTGGGGATTGATGTCTTGGAAGTTTTGGAATCCATGGACATTGTGTCGGAATTCCCTGATGAAGTTTTGGCGGAGGCTAATCGAGTACCAGAAAGTCCGTCTGAACAGGACTTTGCAGGACGCTTGGACCTGCGGGATGAAATTATCTTCACCATAGACGGTGCGGATGCTAAGGACTTGGACGATGCGGTCCATATCAAGCAACTCAAGAACGGTAATCTGGAGCTGGGTGTCCATATCGCCGATGTCAGCTACTATGTGACGGAAGGCTCAGCCTTGGACCAGGAAGCTGTAAAGCGTGGAACCTCTGTCTATGTGACCGACCGTGTGGTGCCAATGTTGCCAGAACGCCTGTCAAACGGCATTTGTTCCCTTAATCCGAATGTGGATCGCCTGACCCAGTCGGCTATTATGGAAATTGACCGCAAGGGCAAGGTGGTCAAGCACTGGATTGGCCAAACGGTTATCAAAACCACCTTCCGCATGACCTATTCCGATGTCAATGACATGATTGCAGGCAATCAGGAAAAGCTGGACAAATACAAGGCAATCGTGCCAAGTGTTGAGCTCATGGTCAAACTCCATGAAACCCTAGAAGCTATGCGCTACAAACGTGGTGCCCTCAACTTTGATACAGCTGAAGCCAAAATCATCGTCAACAAGGATGGTCTGCCAGTCGATATTCAACTGCGCCAGCGGGGCATTGCCGAGCGGATGATTGAGTCCTTCATGTTGGCAGCCAATGAGTGCGTTGCTGAGCATTTTGCCAAGCTGGACCTGCCTTTCATCTATCGGATCCATGAGGAGCCCAAGTCGGACAAGCTGCAGAAGTTCATCGACTATGCGACCAGCTTTGGTCTGACGGTATATGGAACGGCCAGCTCGATCAGCCAGGACGCCCTTCAGGACCTCATGGAGCGGGTCAAGGATGAACCATATGCGGATGTCCTCAACATGATGTTGCTCCGTTCCATGCAGCAGGCACGCTACTCGGAGCATAACCACGGCCACTACGGTCTGGGTGCCGAGTTCTACACCCACTTCACCAGTCCGATCCGCCGTTATCCCGATCTGCTGGTTCACCGCATGGTGCGGGAATATGGTCACAATCCTGCGGAAAAAGCAGAGCATTTTGAGCAGGTTATTCCTGAGCTTGCCAAGTCTTCGTCCAGTTTAGAACGCCGTGCCATTGAGGCAGAGCGGGAAGTCGAAGCCATGAAGAAGGCAGAGTACATGCAAGAATTTGTTGGGCAAGAGTTTGATGGTGTGGTGTCTAGCGTGGTCAAGTTTGGTCTTTTTGTCGAGTTACCAAACACGGTTGAAGGTCTGATTCATATCACCAACCTCAACGAATACTACCAGTTCCACGAACGAACTCTGACCTTGCAGGGTGAGAAATCAGGTCGGGTCTTCCGTGTCGGTCAGCCAATCCGTATCAAATTAACGCGGGCAGACAAGATGACAGGGGAAATTGATTTTGCCCACGTGCCGTCCGAGCTGGATATTGTGGAAAAAGCTCTGAAAGCCAAACGGAGAACGGCCAGTCACTCCAACCGTGACCGTGATGATCGGTCAGGGCGAGGACGGGGCAAGCACCACAAACAAGAAGCCGCTGGTCGCGACAGCAAACATCACAAGTCTGGAAAAGACCACAAGTCAAAAAGTGGGAAAAAAGACAAGAAAAAGAAACCATTTTACAAAGAAGTGGCTAAAAAGAACAAGAAGAAAAGGAGATAG
- the smpB gene encoding SsrA-binding protein SmpB: MAKGEGNVIAQNKKARHDYTIVDTVEAGMVLTGTEIKSIRAGRINLKDGFAQIKQGEAWLVNVHIAPYDEGNIWNQEPTRTRKLLLRKKQIESLGNEVKGTGMTLVPLKVYIKDGFAKVLIGLAKGKHDYDKRESIKRREQDRDIKRTMKAINSR; this comes from the coding sequence ATGGCCAAGGGTGAGGGCAATGTGATTGCACAGAATAAAAAAGCCCGCCACGACTATACCATTGTCGATACAGTGGAGGCGGGGATGGTCCTGACGGGGACGGAGATTAAGTCTATTCGTGCGGGGCGGATTAACCTCAAGGACGGCTTTGCCCAGATTAAGCAGGGCGAGGCTTGGCTGGTCAATGTCCATATCGCTCCCTATGATGAGGGCAATATCTGGAACCAGGAGCCAACACGGACCCGCAAGCTCCTCTTGCGGAAGAAGCAGATTGAGTCCTTGGGCAATGAGGTCAAGGGAACAGGGATGACCCTGGTGCCCCTCAAGGTCTATATCAAGGACGGCTTTGCCAAGGTCTTGATTGGGCTTGCCAAAGGGAAGCACGACTACGACAAGCGAGAGTCCATCAAACGCCGTGAGCAAGACCGTGATATCAAACGGACCATGAAGGCTATCAATAGTCGGTAG
- the tehB gene encoding SAM-dependent methyltransferase TehB → MTVLVPYKRMPVWNQDTVPQHFLTKHNTKVGTWAKIKVLKGKLKFEPISDDNEILGEYVYGPTDDVPFVEPQAWHRVTLLTEDTEFFLEFFCQPEDYFAKKYDYTRTHSEVLEALNTIKPCKVLDLGCGHGRNSLYLAQQGFEVTAVDKHVPSIQTLLQVKEVEDLDLQAGTYDINSASLEQDYDWIISTVVFMFLERDRVPAIIQNMQERTRPGGYNLIVAAMDTEDAPCPMNFSFTFGEGELKEYYRDWELVKYNEDFGQLHKRDENGNFLKMRFATMLARKK, encoded by the coding sequence ATGACTGTTTTAGTTCCTTACAAACGCATGCCCGTTTGGAATCAGGATACGGTTCCCCAGCATTTTTTGACCAAGCACAATACCAAGGTGGGTACCTGGGCCAAAATCAAGGTTTTGAAGGGGAAGCTCAAATTTGAGCCGATTTCAGATGATAATGAGATCTTAGGAGAATATGTCTATGGTCCGACAGATGATGTTCCCTTTGTTGAGCCACAGGCTTGGCATCGGGTGACCTTGTTGACAGAGGATACGGAATTTTTCTTGGAATTTTTCTGTCAACCAGAGGATTATTTTGCTAAAAAGTACGACTATACGCGGACGCATTCGGAGGTCTTGGAGGCCTTGAATACTATCAAACCTTGTAAGGTCTTGGACTTGGGATGCGGTCATGGTAGGAACAGTCTTTACTTGGCTCAGCAGGGTTTTGAGGTGACGGCAGTTGATAAGCATGTGCCGAGCATTCAGACACTCTTGCAGGTCAAGGAAGTGGAGGACTTGGACTTACAGGCTGGGACCTATGATATTAACTCAGCCAGTTTGGAGCAGGACTACGACTGGATTATCTCAACAGTGGTTTTCATGTTTTTGGAGCGTGACCGTGTACCCGCCATTATCCAAAATATGCAGGAACGAACAAGACCGGGTGGTTACAACTTGATTGTAGCAGCCATGGATACGGAAGATGCCCCTTGTCCTATGAATTTCTCCTTTACTTTCGGCGAAGGTGAGTTGAAGGAATACTATCGTGACTGGGAACTGGTCAAATACAATGAAGACTTTGGTCAACTCCATAAGCGGGATGAGAATGGCAATTTCCTCAAGATGCGGTTTGCGACGATGTTGGCAAGAAAGAAGTAG